The following are encoded in a window of Deltaproteobacteria bacterium genomic DNA:
- a CDS encoding SDR family oxidoreductase, giving the protein MLKLKDKVAVVTGGGRGIGRAICLAFAREGADLVIAADEESEVKAVAEHVTTMGRKALPCQLDITRPHEVQKLVRRTFETFDRINILVNNAGVVGKRSFVHQSDDDIWRRTIEVNLIGTYYMIKAFLPKIMELEQGRVINIASISGKQASPTNSAYSASKHGVIGLTRTVAVEMGLLGLPGITINAICPGVANTGMITGPGGVLDELSRLTQTPPEVVLEERIKPMALQKRLVEPEEIAEMAVYLASDDARGITGQAINVCAGTVFY; this is encoded by the coding sequence ATGTTGAAACTAAAAGACAAGGTGGCCGTGGTCACAGGCGGCGGCAGAGGCATAGGCCGGGCTATTTGCCTGGCCTTCGCCCGTGAGGGTGCGGATCTTGTTATCGCGGCCGACGAGGAGTCCGAGGTTAAGGCGGTGGCCGAACATGTGACAACGATGGGCAGAAAGGCGCTTCCGTGCCAGCTTGATATCACCAGGCCCCATGAAGTCCAGAAATTGGTCAGGCGTACTTTTGAGACCTTTGATCGAATAAATATCCTGGTGAACAACGCCGGTGTGGTGGGCAAGCGTTCCTTCGTGCATCAATCCGATGATGACATCTGGCGTCGCACCATCGAGGTTAACCTGATCGGGACATATTATATGATCAAAGCCTTTCTTCCCAAGATCATGGAACTTGAACAGGGGCGGGTCATCAACATTGCCTCTATTTCAGGCAAGCAGGCCAGCCCGACCAATTCAGCCTACAGCGCCTCCAAACACGGTGTTATCGGCCTGACCCGGACCGTAGCCGTAGAGATGGGATTATTGGGTCTGCCTGGCATCACGATCAATGCTATCTGCCCCGGTGTAGCCAACACCGGCATGATTACCGGGCCCGGCGGCGTTTTAGACGAGCTGTCTCGTCTGACCCAAACCCCGCCGGAGGTGGTGCTGGAGGAACGCATCAAACCCATGGCCTTACAAAAGCGGTTGGTAGAACCGGAAGAGATTGCCGAAATGGCGGTTTATTTGGCATCGGATGATGCACGGGGAATTACCGGACAGGCCATCAATGTATGCGCTGGCACAGTATTTTATTAA